ACAGTTCTCCCATCGAGAAGCCCCTCGTCAACTGGGACGACTGGGCGAAGCAGAATGGCCCAATTGCCGTCCCCAAACTGTTCGGGCTCATCCCCATCGTCGTGCTCAACTCCTACGAGGCCGTCACCGAGCTGTtcagccgccgcagccagtGGTACAGCAACCGCCCGGCCTCCGTGAGCATGGAGATGATCACCGGCGCAGAACCAGGTCGCTCGCGCTTTACCCTGATGCACGACTACGACGACCACCTCAAACTGCACCACCGCATCCTCTCCCCCAGTCTCGGCGCCCCCGCCGCTCCAAAATACCAGCCATTGATGGAACTCGAGGCGAAACAGCTTCTGTTCGacatcctcaccaccctGACCCAGTCCTCAGACAACACCCTCAGCACCGCAGACGTCTACCCCCTCCTCGAACGCACCCAGTCCAGCGTCATCCTCGCCTTACACTACGGCCTGCGCATCCCTCGCTTCGAAGAACCAATCCTCCACGAGGTCATCGACATCCAAACAAAAGTCACCCACCTCGCCGCCAACCCGCAGCTCCCAGATATCATCCCGGCCCTGCGCCACCTCCCCACAGCCCTCTCCCCCTGGCAGCGCTCCGCAGACGCCCTGTTCGCCGAACAAGTAGACCTCTACACGCGCCTCTTCACGCACGGCCGCGACGGCCCAGGCTGGAACGCCACGAAACAGGCCATCGCAACAGCGAAAAAGCACGCCCCCGAAGCCTCGCCCGTCTCGGATCTCGATCTCGCTTTTACCCTCGCGACTTCAATCCAGGGCGGGATGGAGACGTCCCCGCGGCAGCTATTGTGGCTGTTCATCGCGGCAATGAGTAACCCGTCGTTCATGAAAAAGGCACACGAGATCCTAGACAAGGTGGTCGGCCGGGATCGCCTACCGACATTCGCGGACCGCTCGAATCTGGCGTTCCTCGATGCCATCACGCATGAGCTTTTCCGGTGGAGGCCGATTTCGCCGGGTTCGATTCCGCGCCGCGCGGACCATGCGGATTCGTTTGGTGGGACGGAGATTAAGAAGGGGTGGACGGTTATTGCGAATGCGTGGGCGATTGGACGGGACGAGGCTGTTTTTGACCCGGAAATTGGAAATACCCAGGAGTTTGTACCGGAACGGTGGCTGCGTGAGGATCCCTCGACTAAAGAAGTGAAACTCCGTTCGGATCTCCCCTTGCCGGTGTTTGGGCAGGGACGCAGGATATGTCaggggaagagggttgcTACAGATGGCACGTTTATGCAGGTTGCGTCGTTGATCTGGGcgtttgaggttgaggtgTTGGATGGCGATTTGGTGGATCCTTGGGAGATGGTTGTTGTGGGGTTTATGACTATGCCcaaggagaggaggttcAGGTTGAAGCCCAGAGGAGACTGGGTGGTTGATGTTATAAAAAGGGAGTGGGAGGGGGCAGAGAAGGGCATTGGGGAGGTTATGGTGGCGGGGGATGTtgaataatattaatggtagtagtagtagtagtagtagcagtAGTACTCATACCTCTTCAATTATTAATGGTATGTATTATGTCCGAACAATATAAAGTTGTCATGGCTTAGGGCTAGAGTCCGGCCCATGGTACGCGTTGATATTCCGCGGTTCGCTGCACGTTGCTCGCCACCCCCTCCGTGGCTGCAAGTTTGCCTACAACTTTATTACTGTGGTCTTTTTTGTCGGGGGATTGGGACGCTCTTCAAACCTCCAAGTCTCGCCTACTAGCCATGCTTACCTTGTATCACCTTTCCATCTGCCAGCCCCTGACTTGGAACATGACCATGCCAGAGAAATCCTCATCTAGGCCTGGGTATAGTACATAGGCCAGCAGCGAAACCTTTGGCCACTCTCCGACCCTTCATAACCATGCAATCCACGGCAAGTGGAGACATAACCTGCCAGAACACGAAACAGCTGCATTGCATGGCTACCAGCTGCGATGTCGGGCCCGAGGAGTTCCAAATGCAGCGACTCGGGTGGGAGGAAGTGTGCGCCCGCAACCGATAAACTTTTGACTGAACTTTGAACACAGCGTTGCCCACTAGAAACCCAGGGGAAGTCTCCATCTGATGTCATCCTACCCAGAAGCTGGCTGCTGTCGCGTGCATTTAATTCTTAACTCCCGGGTCTTTTCGTATTCAAAATCGACTTGCGACTTTCCTTTCTTCGTTTCGTCTGGCTCTATTCGCGTTTGCACTGGGTTCGCCCAAGATGGTACATTCGTTACTATATCGTTCAATGCTGCATCAACCTTAATGGCGCTTCTTTCCCCGGACTTTGTTCTCCCAGAGGTCACGGAGGCTGACATGGCAGTTGCTTCAATTGCATGGGGGTTCACCATTGGCTTTGGGTGGCTAACTAGCTGGACAGCGGTGAAGCAGACGGTGAACATCTACAAGAGGAACGGCCGCCGCGCTTTCCGAAATGCCTATGTATGGATGATATGGCTGGAGATTATAGTTTGCTTGATATTTAGCATAATCTGCTGGCTATATGTGAGGGGTGTGATTCCACCAAGGTGAGGCTGCATCCATCCGAGATAGCGGCGAGGGAGCGAGTGCTGACTGAATTGTGAGCTTTGCTTTCTATTTCGGCATTGGTATAATATATCCAATTCGGCCCCGTGCTATAATATCAGCGAGCTGACTTTGTGCAAGTTACACTATGGGCCCTGCAGGTAAATCAGTGGCTCTGCATAGTCTAGAGAGACATATTAACCCTGCGAACTTGACCAGGTCCAATTCCTCCTGCAGATCATCATTAATCGGTGTGCATTACTCCTTCTGGACCAAAAGAAGGCCACATATCTCAAGgccgccgtcg
This region of Aspergillus puulaauensis MK2 DNA, chromosome 5, nearly complete sequence genomic DNA includes:
- a CDS encoding uncharacterized protein (COG:Q;~EggNog:ENOG410PM5X;~InterPro:IPR036396,IPR001128,IPR002401;~PFAM:PF00067;~SECRETED:SignalP(1-23);~go_function: GO:0005506 - iron ion binding [Evidence IEA];~go_function: GO:0016705 - oxidoreductase activity, acting on paired donors, with incorporation or reduction of molecular oxygen [Evidence IEA];~go_function: GO:0020037 - heme binding [Evidence IEA];~go_process: GO:0055114 - oxidation-reduction process [Evidence IEA]): MATSVVLLVVGALSLLYLSTRKGKSTEKPLLKLPLIGDLHSSPIEKPLVNWDDWAKQNGPIAVPKLFGLIPIVVLNSYEAVTELFSRRSQWYSNRPASVSMEMITGAEPGRSRFTLMHDYDDHLKLHHRILSPSLGAPAAPKYQPLMELEAKQLLFDILTTLTQSSDNTLSTADVYPLLERTQSSVILALHYGLRIPRFEEPILHEVIDIQTKVTHLAANPQLPDIIPALRHLPTALSPWQRSADALFAEQVDLYTRLFTHGRDGPGWNATKQAIATAKKHAPEASPVSDLDLAFTLATSIQGGMETSPRQLLWLFIAAMSNPSFMKKAHEILDKVVGRDRLPTFADRSNLAFLDAITHELFRWRPISPGSIPRRADHADSFGGTEIKKGWTVIANAWAIGRDEAVFDPEIGNTQEFVPERWLREDPSTKEVKLRSDLPLPVFGQGRRICQGKRVATDGTFMQVASLIWAFEVEVLDGDLVDPWEMVVVGFMTMPKERRFRLKPRGDWVVDVIKREWEGAEKGIGEVMVAGDVE